One Sediminicola sp. YIK13 DNA segment encodes these proteins:
- a CDS encoding ATP-dependent Clp protease adaptor ClpS: MSTKEKLSEQLLLEEDTVKQNEIILFNDDVNTFDYVIETLINVCDHTSEQAEQCSLIVHYNGKCTVKTGEYSDLKPRCSKLLLAGLNAEIV; this comes from the coding sequence ATGAGTACAAAAGAAAAACTCTCGGAACAACTGCTTCTCGAGGAAGATACGGTCAAGCAAAATGAAATTATTCTTTTTAACGATGACGTCAATACCTTTGATTATGTTATCGAAACGTTGATTAATGTTTGTGATCATACTTCCGAACAGGCCGAACAATGCTCTCTTATTGTCCATTACAACGGTAAATGTACAGTGAAGACAGGAGAATATAGTGACCTAAAACCTCGTTGTAGCAAATTGTTGTTGGCTGGTCTTAATGCAGAGATTGTTTAG
- a CDS encoding M57 family metalloprotease, protein MKHLKSITVLSLFLMVFVACQKDNDFNQDINENSLEAIPQELSLEVTEDIISLLKTNHYNIGDVKSIDFMLPDGSTEKRIQVEGDITFSKAQLESLKKIDRSSDKNYHTTNLVSPRTLTIIGYTGGSQALSSKERTALQYAVDNYNRLNLSISLSLTFGTNYQSKDMVVYYNPSGSGSGGSAGFPSNGNPNKFIQIYGLDNYTTDVNEHVITHEIGHSVGFRHTDWQTRQSCGQNTNEGTAGVGANPIPGTPEGYDPTSLMLACFSANEDGEFNANDIIGLNYLY, encoded by the coding sequence ATGAAACATTTAAAATCAATCACCGTTCTATCGCTTTTTTTGATGGTATTTGTAGCTTGTCAAAAAGACAATGATTTCAATCAGGACATTAATGAGAATTCGCTGGAAGCCATTCCACAAGAATTGTCGTTGGAAGTTACGGAAGATATCATAAGCTTATTAAAAACAAATCATTATAATATAGGTGATGTCAAATCAATAGATTTTATGCTGCCAGATGGTAGTACAGAAAAACGAATCCAGGTAGAAGGTGATATTACATTTTCCAAGGCCCAATTGGAAAGCTTGAAGAAGATTGACAGGAGCTCCGATAAAAATTATCATACCACTAACCTTGTGTCCCCCAGGACTCTAACTATTATTGGGTATACTGGTGGTAGTCAAGCTTTATCTTCAAAAGAACGTACGGCATTGCAGTATGCTGTTGATAACTACAACAGACTAAATCTCTCTATTTCTCTTTCCTTGACCTTTGGGACCAATTACCAGAGTAAGGATATGGTAGTTTATTACAATCCAAGTGGATCCGGTTCTGGAGGATCTGCCGGTTTTCCAAGCAACGGGAATCCAAATAAATTTATTCAAATCTATGGATTGGACAACTACACTACAGACGTTAATGAGCATGTGATCACTCACGAAATTGGACATTCTGTTGGTTTTAGACATACAGATTGGCAGACAAGACAGAGCTGTGGACAAAACACCAATGAAGGTACTGCAGGAGTTGGTGCCAATCCAATTCCTGGCACTCCTGAAGGATACGACCCAACTTCTTTAATGCTGGCTTGCTTTAGTGCTAATGAAGATGGTGAATTCAATGCCAACGACATTATAGGCTTAAACTACCTGTATTAG